The following DNA comes from Pseudorasbora parva isolate DD20220531a chromosome 8, ASM2467924v1, whole genome shotgun sequence.
tttttacatcaaaactATTGACGCAAATGTCTGTCACTCTCTTGAGAAAAGCCTGAACAAGAGAAAAATACCATGTTTTAACACCAATAACACTCCAGTAAAAATATGTCACTCTCCTGGAATATGGGAGTAACACATTAAAGTTATGGCAGCCTATTATTGGCATCATCTGTGCACCAATAACTGATTTGAAAATACTGGCTTTAAGTCATGTGGATATATGAACTGTTATAAAAAAGATAAACACTGATATGACAACAAATTATAGACATTTAAACATAAGAGCTACAGTATATAGATGATTCTTACTGTTATGACAGTGACTCCTGCAGTGGTGCTGTTGGGTTTGGGGGCCGTgttgaaatgtttcttaatctTGCCGGCCACAGACAACTGGCGCTCATTCTCACACATTCTGTCATCCTGAGAAAGAACAGGGAAATACCTCCACATATCACTTACCTACCAATAGTCTGAGAATGGTAAgtatacttttaaaataaataaaacacacacaactgaACAAAGTCTTACATTAACCCAGGGATGGTCTAAAACCTGCAGAGCAGTGTATCTCTGGTCAACCTCCACCTGCAGCATGCAGGTGATAAGTGCCTGAAAAAAAGCAAGTATGGAAAGAAAGGAAGAGAGTGAGGTGTATGTTTCTTATCAGAACTTTCAGACTCTGTTTTGGTGCACCAACCTTTGCAGAGTCAGATACATTGTCCCAGTATGGAAGAGGGAAATCTAACTGTCCCATCAGAATATGGTCAAAAAGAGCCTCCTGGTCATCTGTGCTCCTGAAGAAACAGATATGCCAATAGGATTTGAATATtcataaatatgtattttgcTGTTGCTATAAGACCTTAAAGTACAGCTGCTCTCACACTATCCATCCTCTGCACATGTGCAGGTCAAAACAGAATTATAGAAAACGTCCACTAGAGGGAGTGAGACATCACAATTCAACTGCATTTTACTTAGCGGTAATTTGTTCTCTAAATTTGATAGaaggacaacctgtcactcccATGAGATTGACCAATACCAAGCCACAACAATCTAATCAACTAAGGACAAattcaagaatttttttttcacatttaaggAGCTGCTCTTGATCAAGAAGTCTCTCGCAACTTTCGTTTGTACAGTACAGTGATGCTGTACTTACCCACGGAAAGGAGGGAAGCCACAAAGTAGAATGTATGTTATGACCCCTGCCGCCCAGATATCAACCTTCAAGCCGTACCTGTAACATACAGAGAAAGACACAATATGACAGCAGTCTCCAAGCTTTATTCCAGACTTATATTCTGGTTTTCATACTCAGTTGTGAATATGATTTGAATAACCTATTTTCATGATAACAAAGACATAATTTACCCCGTCTCTGCGACAATCTCTGGAGCTACATAGGTTGGGGTGCCACAGATGGTGTAAAGCGGACCGTCCACAACGGTTGCCAAGCCAAAATCCCCCAGTTTCAGAGATTTGCTCCCATCCTGGTGCTCATAGACCTAAACATATACATGCACAAAAATACTTGCTATTTAGGTTCATACAAAAACTAAATCATAATTAAAATTACAtacttaatataatttaaaattatataatatatatcattTATATAATTTGCAGCATGCATTAAACTTATGAGCCACAACTTTACATAACTCCCAGGATATTATTATGGCTTTGTCAGAGCTGTTGTGTTCTTCATACTGTCATTACATATACACAAATTTCAACACAGAGTTGTGTTTGATAAGATGGTTAAACTAGAGCCACTATTGAGTTGAGCTATATTTATTCTAAAGCTTGTGTAAGAAGAGTTATTTAAGGTTTTCTGCGCTCGAGAGGGAAAAAACTAAACATCTGCCTCTCTGAGTGTCATTACACGGAGCGTTTGTGAAAGTAGCAATGTAATACTGTCATTATGGTGACAATATTCTCTGTAATATTCTAACACCCACCAGGAGATTTTCAGGTTTGATGTCACGGTGAACAATGTTAAGGCCATGCAGATATTTGATAGCGCTGGCCAGGTTATACAGCATCCCGCTGGCATCCCGCTCTGTGTATTTGTTGGAGGAGGTGATGGCATCAAAGAGGTCGCCACCCTGTTCATGCACACACAATTTCATTGTTCATTCAGGGAATATATCTGAGCAGATTtaataaatagttaaatattatatattataataaatattaaatattataatataaataaaaaatagtttttgtaatattttcaaAAGATAAACTCAACAAGAttgcttttatttgatcaaaatacagtaaaaacactattatgaaattgaatttttccattttctattgtaatatattttaaaatgtaatttattcctgtgatgcaagctgaattttcagcatcattactccagtcttcagtgtcacatgatccttcagaaatcattaaaatgctattttaattttgtgatgatttgttgctcaagaataatgtattaataaaagACTGAAAAGCCTTCTATtacttgtttgttcatgtttctCCTGGTTTCCACATCAACGATGTTTGACCTGATATGGTTTATAACAGAGAATTCTGTGCTGAATGCAGCAATGCTATTCATTTTGTGGCAGAGCTGTGTAGAAACgatgttgtgtgataaaagatcAGGCCACGAGTAAACCTGTTATAAACTTGCGCAGCATTTGTCTATTATTGGTCCGAGCTGATAAACGATCCGTGCTGCGCAGCTCAACTACTACGGTTTTGTTCCGCTTTCATTCCATTTAAATCGTTTGCCGTTTTACATATCACATGCAACAGAAATGGCTCTTCTCAGTCGCTTCTGCttaacctctaataacaatttgTCACACCGGCAGGAAAAAAGTTTGTAAAATGGACCATTTTGTCACAATCTAGAGCCTTaacttatataatatatacactatatgTAAATGTCAGATATTTCACCTTGACTAGCTCCATGACCAGGTAGAGCTCACTGTATGTGTCCATTTCTTCAATCAGCAGAACAATGTTAGGATGCTTAACTTTCCGAAGAATAGACACCTCATTCTGGATCATGTGTTCCTAGGAGCCACAGAAAACATGTCAGAAAACATTACATGATGTTCACACACATACTATGTACGCATTTGTGTCACTGAACAGGATTTAGATTTATATTAAAGTGTTCTCACCTTTCCCCTGCATTTGCTCTTGTTAATGATCTTCAGAGCGTACTCTCTGCCTGTGGATCTCTCCATACACTCTCGGACAACGGCAAAGTTCCCATCGCCAATCATTCGTCCCACTTTGTACCTCTCAGCTATGGAAGCAGGAACCTGAGGACAATCCTCCATCAGCTCAGCTAGAAAGAAAAAGATATGGGATGTAACATTCTGATGAAGAAGATgataaaacaataattatagGTTTTGTCAAAGTATCCCAGGGTCCCTCACCTTCACTGCCTGGCCCATCGCCCTCATCCATGGAGCTGCACACCTTGGTGGaggccagagagagagaggagccaCTGTGCTGAGAGCCCTTTCAGAGAGATTACAGTAAGAGCCAGTCattttacaactttttttttttttttgttattgaagAGCCTGAAGTCATTTTCGTTATTATTTAGAATACTGTTCaacaaaatattacataaaaacACTATTTTTGTAGCACAGACCTACATTCTAAACTGAGCAGAGGTATTACAGAGGAAAATAAAAGGTCAGTTTCTATGGAAACTGGAGCAGAGCAGGTATCACAACATTCAAACACTgtaatgttcaaaagtttggggttggtaataTTGTTTTCAATGTTTTGTAAAGAATCTCTATGGAAGCGTGTTTCCTctacagaataaaacattttaaaagataattgtgacTCTTTATCAAAAGACATTTTTTCTCACAATGACGagatacactcacctaaaggattattaggaacacctgttcaatttctcattaatgcaattatctaatcaaccaatcacatcacagttgcttcaatgcatttaggggtgtggtcctggtcaagacaatctcctgaaatccaaactgaatgtcagaatgggaaagaaaggggatttaagcaattttgagcgtggcatggttgttgtgGCTGATCTGAGTATTTcataatctgctcagttaccGGGATTtacacgcacaaccatttctagggtttacaatgaatgatgtgaaaagggaataaacatccagtatgcgtaagtcctgtgggcgaaaatgccttgttgatgctagaggtcagaggagaatgggccgactgattcaagctgatagaagagcaactttgactgaaataaccactcttacaaccgaggtatgcagcaaagcatttgtgaatccacaacatgcacaaccttgaggcggatgggctacaacagcagaagaccccaccgggtaccactcatctccactacaaataggaaaaagaggctataaTTTGCACAAGCTCGCCAAAATgcgacagttgaagactgagtgagtctcgatttctgttgagacattcagatggtagagtcagaatttggcgtaaacagaatgagaagatggatccatcatgccttgttaccactgtgcaggctggtggtggtggtgtaatggtttgggggatgttttcttgccaCACTTTAgtccccttagtgccaattgggcatcatttaaatgccacggcctacctgagcaatgtttctgaacatgtccatccctttatgaccaccatataCCCattctctgatggctacttccagcaggataatgcatcatgtcacaaagcttgaatcatttcaaactggtttcttgaacatgactgagttcactgtattaaaatggcccccacagtctccagatctcaactcaatagagcatctttgggatgtggtggaacgggagcttcgtgccctggatgtgtatcccacaaatctccatcaactgcaagatgctatcctatcaatatggtccaacatttctaaagaatgctttcatcaccttgttgaatcaatcccacgtagaattaaggcagttctgaaggctaaagggggtcaaacacactattagtatggtgtttctaataatcctttaggtgagtgtataaactcgcaattgtaagaaaaaagtcagaattgtgaaaagtcgcaattacccgtttttttaaattatatttaaattagtgctgtcaaatgatTAATCGAGATTAACTGCATCCAAAAAATTTGTATTTGTATacataatatattatgtgtgcagtgtattatatatatatatatatatatatatatatatatatatatatatatatatatatatatatatataaatata
Coding sequences within:
- the dclk1b gene encoding serine/threonine-protein kinase DCLK1b isoform X4, yielding MSAGGIAVCSGSLLHSLAANGTAGSQLSTPRSGKSPSPSPTSPASLRRRRGSQHSGSSLSLASTKVCSSMDEGDGPGSEAELMEDCPQVPASIAERYKVGRMIGDGNFAVVRECMERSTGREYALKIINKSKCRGKEHMIQNEVSILRKVKHPNIVLLIEEMDTYSELYLVMELVKGGDLFDAITSSNKYTERDASGMLYNLASAIKYLHGLNIVHRDIKPENLLVYEHQDGSKSLKLGDFGLATVVDGPLYTICGTPTYVAPEIVAETGYGLKVDIWAAGVITYILLCGFPPFRGSTDDQEALFDHILMGQLDFPLPYWDNVSDSAKALITCMLQVEVDQRYTALQVLDHPWVNDDRMCENERQLSVAGKIKKHFNTAPKPNSTTAGVTVITTTPLDKERQVFRRRRHQDVKAATARSTQSTFPCSPATGPTLSLADFASESEDISPSSAETVRSPTSPF
- the dclk1b gene encoding serine/threonine-protein kinase DCLK1b isoform X3, which encodes MITCLQDFFGEDDIFIACGPEKFRYQDDFLLDESECRVMKSQSYGRISSMQGRWSPRSGGPSRRSKSPGSSSSANGTAGSQLSTPRSGKSPSPSPTSPASLRRRRGSQHSGSSLSLASTKVCSSMDEGDGPGSEAELMEDCPQVPASIAERYKVGRMIGDGNFAVVRECMERSTGREYALKIINKSKCRGKEHMIQNEVSILRKVKHPNIVLLIEEMDTYSELYLVMELVKGGDLFDAITSSNKYTERDASGMLYNLASAIKYLHGLNIVHRDIKPENLLVYEHQDGSKSLKLGDFGLATVVDGPLYTICGTPTYVAPEIVAETGYGLKVDIWAAGVITYILLCGFPPFRGSTDDQEALFDHILMGQLDFPLPYWDNVSDSAKALITCMLQVEVDQRYTALQVLDHPWVNDDRMCENERQLSVAGKIKKHFNTAPKPNSTTAGVTVITTTPLDKERQVFRRRRHQDVKAATARSTQSTFPCSPATGPTLSLADFASESEDISPSSAETVRSPTSPF